In one Streptomyces sp. T12 genomic region, the following are encoded:
- a CDS encoding MCE family protein: protein MRTTGARQTAAPLIKFSVFALVTVLATALLAATIVNVSFTPEHRYRAVFSDVTGLEEGDDIRVAGVRVGEVEGIRIKDRTLAEVTFTVGQDRPLLTSTGAVIRYRNLVGQRYVALTEGTGDGTRLLRPGATIPLSRTQPALDLNALLNGFKPLFAALSPKDVNQLATEIIKTLQGEGGTVNSLLVHTASLTSTLAGRDKLIGSVIDNLNTVLETLDKRGTRFSGLLKQLRRVISGLSADRKPIGQSLVNIGDLTEATSGLLKDARPPLKDDIAELTELTGTLNDNEKTVEGVLKRLPNKLGELTGTASYGSWFNFYLCDFDGRIVLPKTESTSQQVLTPDMHVARARCGA from the coding sequence ATGAGAACCACAGGCGCACGGCAGACCGCTGCTCCCCTCATCAAGTTCAGCGTCTTCGCGCTGGTGACCGTCCTGGCGACGGCCCTGCTCGCCGCCACCATCGTGAACGTCTCCTTCACACCGGAGCATCGCTACCGGGCGGTCTTCAGCGACGTGACCGGCCTGGAGGAGGGCGACGACATCCGCGTGGCCGGGGTGCGGGTCGGCGAGGTCGAGGGCATCCGGATCAAGGACCGGACGCTGGCCGAGGTCACCTTCACGGTCGGCCAGGACCGGCCGCTGCTCACCAGCACCGGCGCGGTCATCCGGTACCGCAACCTGGTCGGGCAGCGGTACGTCGCGCTGACCGAGGGCACGGGCGACGGCACCCGGCTGCTGCGGCCCGGCGCGACGATCCCGCTGTCTCGCACCCAACCGGCGTTGGACCTCAACGCCCTGCTGAACGGCTTCAAGCCGCTCTTCGCCGCGCTCAGCCCGAAGGACGTCAACCAACTCGCCACCGAGATCATCAAGACCCTCCAGGGCGAGGGCGGGACGGTCAACAGCCTGCTCGTGCACACGGCATCGCTCACCTCGACGCTGGCCGGCCGCGACAAGCTGATCGGCTCGGTGATCGACAACCTCAACACCGTGCTGGAGACGCTGGACAAGCGCGGCACCCGCTTCTCCGGCCTGCTCAAGCAGCTGCGCCGGGTCATCTCGGGGCTGTCCGCCGACCGCAAGCCCATCGGGCAGTCGCTGGTGAACATCGGCGACCTGACGGAGGCCACCTCGGGCCTGCTGAAGGACGCGCGCCCGCCGCTCAAGGACGACATCGCCGAGCTGACCGAGCTCACCGGCACGCTGAACGACAACGAGAAAACCGTGGAGGGCGTGCTGAAGCGGCTGCCGAACAAGCTGGGCGAGCTGACCGGGACGGCGTCCTACGGCTCGTGGTTCAACTTCTACCTCTGCGATTTCGACGGCCGGATCGTGCTGCCGAAGACGGAGTCGACGTCGCAGCAGGTGCTCACGCCCGACATGCACGTGGCGAGGGCGAGGTGCGGGGCATGA
- a CDS encoding MCE family protein, translating to MSRKQGPEPLFKVRVEPPRLPRIRLPKVRLLPRQKPRPRSPQPLFKVRVEPPRLPRIRIRRPRLIPFRERNPVVIGTVGLTVLALLTVAAFNADRLPLIGDGETYSAAFAEAGGLKPGDEVRIAGVKVGKVEEVDLDGDHVKVTFKIKGEPGFGTETGASIRVKTILGAKYLALHPKGGGQLAPGSEIPLRRTVPAYDVVRAFSDLTTTTEEVDTDRVAKALDTLSTTFEDSPEEVRASIKGLSQISRTVASRDKALRGLLDHANGVTDVLADRSSDFTALVKDGDKLFREISKRREAIHRLLKSSAALGIQLSGLVQDNDKEIGPALKGLNSVVQMLERNQADLDRSIKLLAPYVRLFTNTLGNGRWFDSYVQNLVAAPVVPRTGGTAQ from the coding sequence ATGAGCCGTAAACAAGGTCCCGAGCCGCTGTTCAAGGTGCGGGTGGAGCCGCCGCGGCTGCCGCGCATACGGCTGCCGAAGGTACGGCTCCTGCCGCGCCAAAAGCCCCGCCCGCGCAGCCCGCAGCCGCTGTTCAAGGTGCGCGTCGAGCCGCCCAGGCTGCCGAGAATACGGATCCGTCGCCCGCGCCTCATCCCCTTCCGCGAGCGCAACCCCGTCGTCATCGGCACGGTCGGCCTCACCGTCCTCGCCCTGCTGACCGTGGCCGCGTTCAACGCGGACCGCCTCCCGCTGATCGGCGACGGCGAGACGTACAGCGCGGCCTTCGCGGAGGCGGGCGGACTCAAGCCGGGCGACGAGGTGCGGATCGCCGGGGTCAAGGTCGGCAAGGTGGAGGAGGTCGACCTGGACGGCGACCACGTCAAGGTCACCTTCAAGATCAAGGGCGAGCCGGGCTTCGGCACCGAGACCGGCGCGTCGATCCGGGTCAAGACGATCCTCGGCGCGAAGTACCTCGCACTGCACCCCAAGGGCGGGGGCCAGTTGGCGCCCGGCAGCGAGATCCCGCTCAGGCGCACCGTCCCGGCGTACGACGTCGTACGGGCCTTCAGCGACCTCACCACCACGACGGAGGAGGTCGACACCGACCGCGTCGCTAAGGCCCTGGACACCCTCTCCACCACCTTCGAGGACTCACCGGAGGAGGTACGGGCGTCCATCAAGGGCCTGTCGCAGATCTCCCGGACGGTGGCCTCCCGCGACAAGGCGCTGCGCGGACTGCTCGACCACGCGAACGGCGTCACGGACGTACTGGCCGACCGGTCGTCGGACTTCACCGCCCTGGTCAAGGACGGCGACAAGCTGTTCAGGGAGATCAGCAAGCGGCGCGAGGCGATCCACAGACTGCTGAAGAGCTCCGCCGCCCTCGGCATCCAGCTCTCCGGCCTGGTCCAGGACAACGACAAGGAGATCGGGCCCGCGCTCAAGGGCCTGAACAGCGTGGTGCAGATGCTCGAACGGAACCAGGCCGACCTGGACAGGAGCATCAAGCTCCTCGCTCCCTATGTGCGGCTCTTCACCAACACCCTCGGCAACGGCCGCTGGTTCGACTCCTACGTCCAGAACCTGGTCGCGGCTCCGGTGGTGCCACGGACGGGAGGGACGGCACAGTGA
- a CDS encoding MCE family protein, with the protein MALLTALSLVAALAYVLWPRPEPVRVTAYFPRTVGIYPGSDVRVLGVRIGEVKEITPEGGRVRVELEYEAGRKVPADAQAAIINSSVVSDRYVQLLPVYRGGGPVLRTGDEIPESRTAVPVELDRVFDSLHTTAEALGPGGANKDGALSRLLGVSADNLDGQGENLHRTVEDLSAAVTTLSDGRTDLFGTIRNLQVFTAALAADDKSVRSFNSSLAKVADQLAGERQDLAAALKNLGTALGDVSAFVKNNKKALTSNVAGLSKVTKVLVTQRAALEELLEVAPTGMSNLNNAYNPSAGTLDTRNNADQAQDPASLLCSVLKTTGDEGGKNPDCAELRDLFDSLPKVPEAPQGGAAVTGTVDRTLGGILGASA; encoded by the coding sequence CTGGCCCTGCTCACCGCACTGTCCCTCGTCGCCGCGCTCGCCTACGTCCTGTGGCCGCGCCCCGAGCCGGTCCGCGTCACGGCGTACTTCCCGCGCACCGTCGGCATCTACCCCGGCTCGGACGTCCGCGTCCTCGGCGTCCGGATCGGCGAGGTCAAGGAGATCACGCCGGAGGGCGGCCGGGTGCGGGTGGAGCTGGAGTACGAGGCCGGCCGCAAGGTCCCCGCGGACGCGCAGGCGGCCATCATCAACTCCTCGGTGGTCAGCGACCGTTACGTACAGCTGCTACCGGTGTACCGGGGCGGCGGACCGGTGCTGCGGACCGGGGACGAGATCCCCGAGTCGCGTACGGCCGTACCGGTGGAACTGGACCGTGTCTTCGACAGCCTGCACACCACGGCCGAGGCGCTCGGCCCCGGGGGCGCCAACAAGGACGGCGCCCTGTCCCGGCTGCTCGGAGTGAGCGCGGACAACCTGGACGGCCAGGGCGAGAACCTGCACCGGACGGTGGAGGACCTCTCGGCGGCGGTCACCACCCTGTCCGACGGCCGCACGGACCTGTTCGGCACGATCCGCAACCTCCAGGTCTTCACGGCGGCGCTGGCGGCCGACGACAAGAGCGTGCGGTCGTTCAACAGCAGCCTCGCGAAGGTCGCGGATCAACTGGCCGGAGAGCGACAGGACTTGGCGGCAGCACTGAAGAACCTCGGAACGGCGCTGGGCGACGTGTCGGCCTTCGTGAAGAACAACAAGAAGGCGCTGACCTCGAACGTGGCGGGTCTCAGCAAGGTGACCAAGGTGCTCGTCACCCAACGCGCGGCGCTGGAGGAGCTGTTGGAGGTCGCCCCGACCGGCATGTCGAACCTGAACAACGCCTACAACCCTTCCGCCGGCACGCTCGACACCCGCAACAACGCCGACCAGGCGCAGGACCCGGCGTCACTGCTGTGCTCGGTTCTGAAGACGACCGGCGACGAGGGCGGCAAGAACCCCGACTGCGCGGAGCTGAGGGACCTGTTCGACTCGCTGCCGAAGGTGCCGGAAGCGCCCCAGGGCGGCGCGGCGGTCACGGGCACGGTCGATCGCACCCTCGGCGGAATCCTGGGGGCGAGCGCATGA
- a CDS encoding MCE family protein, producing the protein MSGLRKGGAGAMAWAAVGSLLLTGCEFNGWYDVQLPGGAASDGNAYHVTVEFRDVLDLVPQSAVKVNNVTVGAVEKVELKGWHARVRLRVADSVKLPANAIAELRQTSMLGEKYVALSKPPGTAPAGRLGDGDVIPLSRSGRNPEIEEVLSALSALLNGGGVAQLKTITVELNKALEGRENRVKSLLKELDTFLGGLDRQKEDIVRALKAVDRLAKRLGKEKETIAEAVDEMPPALKVLADQRRDLTRMLTALSKLGRTGTKVVNASHDDTVANLKQLRPILHQLNKAGDDLPNSLELLTTYPFPRNVVDAIKGDYVNLHITADLDLAGIYGNLTDEPGDGQGGDGEPQGPELPETPDLPDVPDLPELPGVPTPTALPNGPTAPSPSAPSGGGGDLLCPPVCTAAWVAGGDWPEGINLELAELMLKGVQP; encoded by the coding sequence ATGAGCGGGCTGCGTAAGGGCGGGGCTGGGGCGATGGCCTGGGCGGCAGTCGGCTCGCTGCTGCTGACCGGCTGCGAGTTCAACGGCTGGTACGACGTCCAGCTGCCCGGCGGCGCGGCCTCGGACGGGAACGCGTACCACGTCACCGTCGAGTTCCGTGACGTACTGGACCTGGTGCCGCAGTCGGCCGTGAAGGTCAACAACGTCACGGTCGGGGCGGTCGAGAAGGTGGAGCTGAAGGGCTGGCACGCACGCGTGCGCCTGCGCGTCGCGGACTCGGTGAAGCTGCCCGCCAACGCGATCGCGGAACTGCGCCAGACCAGCATGCTCGGCGAGAAGTACGTGGCGCTGTCCAAGCCGCCGGGCACCGCACCGGCCGGCCGCCTCGGCGACGGCGACGTGATCCCCCTGTCCCGCAGCGGCCGCAACCCGGAGATCGAGGAGGTGCTGTCCGCACTGTCGGCCCTGCTCAACGGCGGCGGGGTGGCCCAGCTGAAGACGATCACCGTGGAGCTGAACAAGGCGCTGGAGGGGCGGGAGAACCGGGTCAAGTCGCTGTTGAAGGAGCTCGACACGTTCCTGGGGGGCCTGGACAGGCAGAAGGAGGACATCGTCCGGGCACTGAAGGCCGTGGACCGGCTGGCCAAGCGGCTCGGCAAGGAGAAGGAGACCATCGCCGAGGCGGTCGACGAGATGCCGCCGGCGTTGAAGGTCCTGGCCGACCAGCGGCGCGACCTCACGAGGATGCTCACCGCGCTGTCGAAGCTGGGCAGGACGGGCACCAAGGTGGTCAACGCCTCGCACGACGACACGGTCGCCAACCTGAAGCAGCTGCGCCCGATCCTGCACCAGCTCAACAAGGCGGGTGACGACCTGCCCAACTCCCTGGAACTGCTGACGACTTACCCGTTCCCGCGCAACGTGGTGGACGCGATCAAGGGGGACTACGTCAACCTCCACATCACCGCGGACCTCGACCTGGCGGGAATCTACGGCAACTTGACGGACGAGCCGGGTGACGGCCAGGGCGGCGACGGGGAGCCCCAGGGCCCCGAGCTGCCCGAGACCCCTGACCTGCCGGACGTACCGGATCTCCCGGAGCTGCCGGGTGTGCCCACGCCCACGGCGTTGCCGAACGGTCCGACCGCGCCGTCTCCTTCGGCCCCGTCCGGGGGCGGCGGAGACCTGCTGTGCCCGCCGGTGTGCACCGCCGCGTGGGTCGCGGGGGGCGACTGGCCCGAGGGGATCAACCTCGAACTCGCCGAGCTGATGCTGAAGGGGGTCCAGCCGTGA
- a CDS encoding MCE family protein produces MITRTVKVQLLAFATITAVGVSYVGAEYTGLVDEVLDRGYTVRADFPDSGGVFPGAEVTYRGVPVGKVGALHLTGKDGVSIALDIEDGAPRIPADTLAVVANRSAVGEQYVDLQPRTSHGPYLLDGSDIPRRNTRVPLPTTDLVLSLDRLVNSVGKKDLRVTIDELGQAFSGTGPNLSRLVDSGNDLVESASEALPETISLIEDSRKVLKTQADQGSSIKSFAHDLAALTAQLKASDGDLRKLIGNARPAAQEVNSLLRSVDPELSVLLANLISGGQVTLARLPGVEQALVTFPLMVAGSYTVIPGDGTTHFGLVVNADDPPACTQGYGTARRDPADTSTREANTNARCTLPRGSESSVRGAQNAPGASAAYGGANQTAYVTPYDPETGTTTGPDGRNVEIGSTGGQRAVFGKESWQWLLVGPMA; encoded by the coding sequence GTGATCACCCGTACGGTCAAGGTCCAACTGCTGGCCTTCGCCACCATCACCGCCGTAGGTGTGTCGTACGTAGGCGCGGAGTACACCGGCCTGGTGGACGAAGTCCTGGACCGCGGCTACACCGTCCGCGCGGACTTCCCCGACTCCGGGGGCGTCTTCCCCGGCGCCGAGGTGACGTATCGCGGGGTGCCGGTGGGCAAGGTCGGCGCGCTGCACCTGACGGGCAAGGACGGGGTCTCGATCGCCCTCGACATCGAGGACGGGGCGCCTCGCATCCCCGCGGACACGCTGGCGGTGGTGGCGAACCGCTCGGCGGTGGGCGAGCAATACGTCGACCTGCAGCCGCGCACGTCCCACGGCCCGTACTTGCTGGACGGCAGCGACATCCCGCGCCGGAACACCCGGGTACCGCTGCCGACGACCGACCTGGTCCTCAGCCTGGACCGCCTGGTCAACTCGGTCGGCAAGAAGGACCTCCGGGTGACGATCGACGAACTGGGCCAGGCATTCTCCGGAACCGGCCCGAACCTGAGCCGCCTGGTGGACTCGGGAAACGACCTGGTCGAGTCGGCGTCGGAGGCACTGCCCGAGACGATCTCCCTGATCGAGGACTCACGGAAGGTGCTGAAGACCCAGGCGGACCAGGGCTCGTCGATCAAGTCGTTCGCACACGATCTGGCGGCCCTCACGGCCCAGTTGAAGGCGAGCGACGGTGACCTGCGCAAGCTGATCGGCAACGCCAGGCCGGCGGCCCAGGAGGTGAACTCGCTGCTGAGGTCGGTCGACCCGGAGCTGTCGGTCCTGCTGGCCAACCTGATCAGCGGCGGCCAGGTGACGCTGGCCCGCCTGCCGGGCGTGGAACAGGCCCTGGTCACGTTCCCGCTGATGGTGGCGGGCAGCTACACGGTCATACCCGGCGACGGCACCACCCACTTCGGCCTGGTCGTGAACGCCGACGACCCCCCGGCCTGCACCCAGGGCTACGGCACGGCGCGCCGCGACCCGGCAGACACGAGCACCCGCGAGGCGAACACGAACGCCCGCTGCACGCTCCCGCGGGGCAGCGAGTCGTCGGTGCGGGGGGCGCAGAACGCCCCCGGCGCATCGGCGGCGTACGGCGGCGCGAACCAGACGGCGTACGTCACCCCGTACGACCCGGAGACCGGCACCACCACCGGCCCGGACGGAAGGAACGTCGAGATCGGCTCGACGGGCGGCCAACGGGCCGTGTTCGGAAAGGAGTCGTGGCAATGGCTGCTCGTTGGCCCCATGGCCTGA
- a CDS encoding DUF429 domain-containing protein gives MDVLGIDACGKQGWVGIRLRDGVYSGSLVDVRLDALIERAPGVETIAVDMPLGLVEKGWRAADLEARALLRARRSSVFLVAPRPAWAEPDYVAAGDRCHALTGRRLSRQAWALAPKLLEARACWLADERIHEVHPEVSFRALAGGVPLAYAKKSWRGQNARRGLLAAAGLTLPDELGEADRVPVDDVLDAAAAAWSAHRIALGIAARIPEVSEVDAAGRVIEILY, from the coding sequence ATGGACGTCCTGGGGATCGATGCCTGTGGCAAGCAGGGGTGGGTGGGGATCAGGCTGAGGGACGGCGTGTACTCGGGCAGCCTGGTCGATGTCCGGCTCGATGCGTTGATCGAGCGTGCCCCCGGGGTGGAGACCATCGCGGTGGACATGCCGCTCGGCCTCGTCGAGAAGGGCTGGCGGGCCGCGGATCTTGAGGCGAGGGCGCTGCTGCGAGCGCGGCGCAGCAGTGTTTTCCTCGTGGCTCCGCGGCCGGCGTGGGCGGAGCCGGACTACGTGGCGGCCGGCGATCGATGCCATGCGCTCACCGGTCGTAGGCTGAGCCGGCAGGCGTGGGCGCTGGCTCCGAAGCTTCTGGAGGCTCGGGCGTGTTGGCTTGCCGACGAGCGGATCCATGAGGTTCACCCCGAGGTGTCCTTCCGTGCCCTGGCCGGTGGCGTGCCGCTGGCCTACGCCAAGAAGAGCTGGCGCGGCCAGAACGCGCGCCGCGGCCTGCTGGCCGCAGCCGGGCTCACGCTGCCGGACGAGCTCGGCGAGGCGGATCGCGTTCCCGTGGACGATGTTCTCGACGCCGCTGCCGCGGCCTGGTCGGCACACCGGATCGCGCTGGGCATCGCGGCCCGGATTCCCGAGGTCTCTGAGGTGGACGCGGCAGGCCGCGTCATCGAGATCCTGTACTGA
- a CDS encoding CGNR zinc finger domain-containing protein: protein MRAAFPDFRLGNVLATSFTGTLSERHGDAVERIPTPHRLIDWLAANGLAVDSCTTAQLDLARELRESIHAAATAAAIQDALPASAVQVINDCSARGRAAAILTPEGKRRWQLSSASRVEDALSVIAADAISIIAGERDGKLALCASPTCQAAFFDTSQSRTRKWCDMNTCGNRQKKARFNANRRKNPRSAE from the coding sequence ATGCGTGCTGCGTTCCCTGACTTCCGCCTCGGCAACGTGCTGGCGACCAGCTTCACGGGGACTCTGTCGGAGCGTCACGGCGACGCCGTGGAGCGCATTCCCACGCCGCACCGACTCATCGACTGGCTGGCAGCGAACGGCCTCGCCGTGGACTCCTGCACCACTGCCCAGCTCGACCTCGCTCGGGAACTGAGGGAGTCGATTCACGCCGCCGCGACAGCGGCCGCGATCCAGGACGCTCTCCCCGCGTCTGCTGTCCAAGTCATCAATGACTGCAGCGCTCGGGGTCGGGCCGCGGCGATCCTGACGCCCGAGGGCAAGCGGCGATGGCAGCTCAGCTCGGCTTCCCGCGTGGAAGATGCCCTCAGCGTGATCGCCGCCGACGCGATCAGCATCATCGCCGGCGAACGAGACGGAAAACTGGCCTTGTGCGCGTCACCAACCTGCCAAGCCGCCTTCTTCGACACCAGCCAGAGCCGCACCCGCAAATGGTGTGACATGAACACGTGCGGGAATCGTCAGAAGAAAGCGCGCTTCAATGCCAACCGGCGCAAAAACCCCAGATCGGCGGAGTGA
- a CDS encoding epoxide hydrolase family protein — protein sequence MPRPTSDVQAFEAHATDADLDDLRARLAAARLPEAETAHRAPPGPRRWEQGVPLADLVEVVNYWRTGYDWRSFEERLDRIGQFRTTIDNLGIHFLHRRSARADATPLILTHGWPDSIARFIDVVDELADPKDADAPAFHVVVPSLPGFGYSDRPATTGWGTEKIAAAWVELMGRLGYSKFAAHGGDWGGNITTVLGGRFPAHVLGIHTLFAEGPPGLTTDGLTAVERKWTEETRDFWRHRAAYAKQQATRPQTIGYSLVDSPVGLLAWILDKFAEWSDTEDSPFETISRDRVLDNVTLYWLTRTGASSARIYYESHNSLDPELRVDVPSAITMYPRDVEKCPRPWAQERYRQIVQWRSPENGGHFPSLEVPEHFVKDLQEGLAAVLAADR from the coding sequence ATGCCCCGTCCAACCAGCGACGTGCAAGCATTTGAAGCCCACGCAACTGACGCTGACCTCGACGATCTGCGCGCGCGACTGGCCGCGGCGCGACTGCCGGAGGCCGAGACGGCCCATCGCGCCCCGCCCGGCCCTCGCCGATGGGAACAGGGCGTTCCGCTCGCCGACCTCGTCGAAGTCGTGAACTACTGGCGCACCGGGTACGACTGGCGGTCGTTCGAAGAGCGCCTTGACCGGATCGGCCAGTTCCGCACGACCATTGATAATCTGGGAATCCACTTCCTGCACCGCCGGTCCGCGCGCGCAGATGCCACTCCTCTGATCCTGACGCACGGCTGGCCGGACAGCATTGCCCGGTTCATCGATGTAGTGGACGAGCTGGCAGATCCGAAAGATGCGGACGCGCCGGCGTTCCACGTCGTGGTGCCGTCGCTTCCAGGCTTTGGTTACAGCGACAGGCCGGCCACCACCGGGTGGGGAACCGAAAAGATCGCGGCCGCATGGGTGGAACTGATGGGAAGGCTCGGCTACAGCAAGTTCGCGGCCCACGGCGGCGACTGGGGAGGAAATATCACCACGGTTCTCGGCGGCAGGTTCCCGGCGCACGTTCTCGGCATCCACACATTGTTCGCGGAGGGACCGCCCGGATTGACAACGGACGGGCTGACGGCGGTCGAGCGCAAATGGACCGAGGAGACCCGCGATTTCTGGCGCCACCGCGCGGCGTACGCGAAGCAGCAGGCGACCCGACCGCAGACCATCGGCTACTCGCTCGTCGACTCACCGGTCGGGCTTCTTGCCTGGATCCTCGACAAGTTCGCCGAGTGGTCGGACACCGAAGACAGCCCGTTCGAGACGATTTCCAGAGACCGCGTTCTTGACAACGTCACCCTGTACTGGCTGACGCGGACCGGCGCATCGTCGGCCCGCATTTACTACGAAAGCCACAACTCGCTCGATCCCGAACTTCGGGTCGACGTCCCGTCAGCAATCACCATGTATCCCCGCGACGTCGAGAAGTGTCCGCGCCCCTGGGCACAGGAGCGGTACCGACAGATCGTCCAATGGAGGTCGCCCGAAAACGGGGGACATTTCCCGTCGCTGGAGGTTCCCGAGCATTTCGTCAAAGATCTGCAAGAGGGCCTCGCGGCAGTGCTGGCCGCTGATCGGTGA
- a CDS encoding Uma2 family endonuclease: MGAMAQDPITQKLLLDWFVDLDTPEGLRAELVEGELVVTPVPDGHHEHCISRIVGQMHRGSTTDTQFSGNKGLKLKNAEGHPQDHVIPDGTFAPEEPRLFRGADPWMPCEGVSMVLEVTSRRPQVDREIKRRCYARGGIPLYLLVDRETSWTTLFSDPESGDYQELRAATFGKPLALPKPFSFQLDAADFL, encoded by the coding sequence ATGGGCGCCATGGCACAGGATCCGATCACGCAGAAGCTCCTGCTGGACTGGTTTGTCGACCTCGACACCCCGGAGGGTCTCCGGGCGGAGCTCGTCGAGGGGGAACTCGTCGTGACACCGGTGCCGGACGGGCACCACGAGCATTGCATCAGCCGGATCGTGGGCCAGATGCACAGGGGATCCACGACTGACACGCAGTTCTCCGGCAACAAGGGCCTGAAGCTGAAGAACGCGGAGGGTCACCCGCAGGACCACGTGATTCCGGATGGCACATTCGCCCCCGAGGAGCCGCGGCTCTTCCGAGGGGCTGACCCCTGGATGCCCTGTGAGGGAGTCTCCATGGTGCTGGAGGTGACGTCCCGCAGGCCACAGGTCGATCGTGAGATCAAGCGCCGCTGCTACGCCCGCGGCGGCATCCCGCTGTACCTGCTCGTCGACCGCGAGACCTCGTGGACCACGCTGTTCAGCGACCCGGAGTCGGGTGACTACCAAGAGCTTCGCGCCGCCACCTTCGGCAAACCGCTCGCTCTGCCCAAGCCCTTCTCCTTCCAGCTGGACGCGGCGGACTTTCTCTGA
- a CDS encoding MerR family transcriptional regulator, which yields MRIGELAAAVGVTTRTVRHYHHQGLLPEPERRPNGYRDYTLRHAVALARIRRLTELGLGLAEVRDVLAEDAGKDLVEVLTELDEDLARQEDAIRERRTRLRALLETEGALPAEGPVSPQLAALFQDMAQVAADSPMAAKDREVLALIETTASPEDRERLMGVMGGALATPSGVQQALAAYALLDDLADAEPDDPRVDEAARALADCIPRDLLPETWGGIDHDDSFLRAFYADFAPAQAEAIRRTLHLFMEGDGP from the coding sequence ATGCGGATCGGAGAACTCGCCGCCGCCGTCGGCGTCACCACGCGGACCGTGCGGCACTACCACCATCAGGGGCTGCTGCCCGAGCCCGAGCGGCGCCCGAACGGATACCGGGACTACACCCTGCGCCATGCCGTCGCACTCGCGCGGATCCGGCGGCTGACCGAGCTGGGGCTGGGGCTCGCGGAGGTGCGGGACGTGTTGGCCGAGGATGCCGGGAAGGATCTTGTCGAGGTGCTCACCGAGCTCGATGAGGATCTGGCCCGGCAGGAGGACGCCATCCGAGAGCGGCGGACGCGGTTGCGGGCGTTGCTGGAGACGGAGGGCGCGCTGCCCGCCGAGGGGCCCGTGTCGCCTCAACTGGCCGCGCTGTTCCAGGACATGGCGCAGGTCGCCGCCGACTCGCCCATGGCCGCCAAGGACCGCGAAGTGCTCGCCCTGATCGAGACCACCGCCTCCCCGGAAGATCGGGAGCGGCTCATGGGGGTCATGGGCGGCGCGCTGGCCACGCCGTCCGGTGTGCAGCAGGCCCTCGCCGCCTACGCCCTGCTCGACGACCTGGCCGATGCCGAACCCGACGACCCGCGCGTCGACGAGGCCGCCCGTGCCCTGGCCGACTGCATCCCCCGCGATCTGCTTCCGGAGACGTGGGGCGGCATCGACCACGACGACAGCTTCCTGCGCGCCTTCTACGCCGACTTCGCCCCGGCCCAGGCGGAGGCCATCCGCCGTACCTTGCACCTCTTCATGGAAGGAGACGGGCCGTGA